A single window of Sander lucioperca isolate FBNREF2018 chromosome 22, SLUC_FBN_1.2, whole genome shotgun sequence DNA harbors:
- the ptprea gene encoding receptor-type tyrosine-protein phosphatase epsilon isoform X1 — translation MVPLLFLLATTTTSNSTSNGNHTKEDVSSPSHHILPTVLVLSLLLLIIALLAWYFLRLKNQRKAVVTTVDKKIPNGILEEQEFGYSTESLHTTVPPEQQTVVLLPRSPSTSKTYFPIPVDQLEEEYRLRSADDGKLFREEYNSLPGGSAHGTYEEANKDDNKEKNRYPNILPYDHSRVVLTQLDGNPCSDYVNASYIDGYTEKNKFIAAQGPKEDTVADFWRMIWEQKVATVVMLTNLKERKEDKCYQYWPDQGCWTYGNVRVAVEDFTVLVDYTIRKFCIQYQASDAAKTPRLVTQLHFTSWPDFGVPFSPIGMLKFLKKVKAVNPPFSGPIVVHCSAGVGRTGTFIVIDATIEAMHAEQKVDVFGFVAKIREQRSQLIQTDMQYSFIYQALLEYYLYGDTELDVSSLEGHLHKLHNTFADGDRVGLEEEFKKLTNMRIMKENMRMGNLPANMKKNRVLQIIPYDFNRVILSMRRGQEFTDFINASFIDGYRQKDYFIATQGPLMHTVEDFWRMVWEWKCHSIVMLTELQEREQDKCCQYWPAEDSVTYGDYTVELKGDTLCDTFSLRDLVLTFVPEKQTRVIRHFHFHGWPEVGIPTEGKGMIDIIASVQRQQQQSGNHPIVVHCSAGAGRTGTFIALSNILERVKAEGLLDVFQTVKSLRMQRPHMVQTVEQYDFCYRVVQDFVDIFSDYANFK, via the exons ATGGTCCCACTTCTGTTTTTGTTGGCAACCACAACAACATCAAATTCCACCAGCAATGGCAACCATACAAAAG AAGACGTTTCTTCCCCCAGCCACCACATCCTCCCCACCGTGCTGGTCCTGTCCCTGCTGCTGCTCATCATCGCACTGCTAGCCTGGTACTTCCTCAG GTTAAAAAACCAGAGAAAAGCAGTCGTCACAACAGTCGACAAGAAGATACCAAATGGCATCCTGGAGGAACAAG aGTTTGGATACAGTACTGAGTCGTTACACACCACTGTGCCACCAG AGCAACAGACGGTGGTCCTTCTGCCCCGATCCCCTTCAACCTCCAAGACCTACTTCCCCATCCCAGTGGACCAGCTCGAGGAGGAGTACAGGCTCCGCTCAGCTGACGACGGCAAACTCTTCAGAGAGGAGTACAAT TCCTTGCCAGGAGGTAGTGCCCATGGGACATACGAGGAGGCAAACAAGGACGACAACAAGGAGAAGAACCGATACCCTAACATCCTTCCTT ATGATCATTCCAGAGTGGTGTTGACTCAGCTTGATGGAAATCCCTGTTCAGACTACGTGAACGCTTCTTACATTGAT GgttacacagaaaaaaacaaattcataGCAGCACAAG GCCCAAAAGAAGACACCGTAGCAGATTTCTGGAGGATGATATGGGAGCAGAAAGTAGCGACTGTTGTCATGCTGACAAAtcttaaagaaagaaaagaa GACAAGTGTTACCAGTACTGGCCGGATCAGGGCTGTTGGACCTACGGGAACGTGAGGGTGGCAGTAGAAGACTTTACCGTTCTCGTGGACTACACCATACGCAAGTTCTGTATACAATAT CAAGCCAGCGATGCCGCCAAGACTCCCAGGCTGGTCACCCAGCTCCACTTCACCAGCTGGCCCGACTTTGGAGTTCCTTTCTCCCCCATCGGCATGCTCAAGTTCCTCAAAAAGGTCAAGGCCGTCAACCCGCCCTTCTCTGGACCTATCGTGGTCCACTGCAG CGCCGGCGTCGGGAGGACGGGAACCTTCATCGTAATAGACGCCACGATCGAAGCGATGCATGCAGAGCAGAAAGTCGACGTGTTTGGGTTTGTGGCCAAGATAAGAGAGCAGCGCTCACAGCTCATTCAGACAGAT ATGCAGTACTCTTTCATCTACCAGGCCCTGCTCGAATACTACCTCTACGGAGACACGGAGCTGGACGTGTCGTCTCTGGAAGGACATCTGCACAAACTGCACAACACCTTTGCAGACGGCGACCGGGTGGGCCTAGAGGAAGAGTTTAAG AAACTGACCAACATGCGAATAATGAAGGAGAACATGAGAATGGGGAACCTTCCTGCCAACATGAAGAAGAACAGAGTTCTGCAAATTATTCCAT ATGACTTTAACCGAGTGATTCTCTCCATGAGAAGAGGGCAGGAGTTTACCGATTTCATCAATGCATCTTTTATAGAC GGCTACAGACAGAAGGATTACTTCATCGCCACCCAGGGCCCTCTGATGCACACGGTGGAGGATTTCTGGAGAATGGTGTGGGAATGGAAATGTCACTCTATCGTTATGCTCACCGAGCTCCAGGAGAGGGAGCAG GACAAATGTTGCCAATACTGGCCCGCGGAGGACTCGGTCACCTACGGAGACTACACGGTAGAGTTGAAGGGAGACACTTTGTGCGACACCTTCAGTCTACGAGACTTGGTACTCACCTTTGTCCCG GAGAAGCAGACGAGGGTGATCAGGCACTTCCACTTCCACGGCTGGCCGGAGGTCGGCATCCCGACCGAGGGGAAAGGCATGATCGACATCATCGCCTCGGTgcagagacagcagcagcagtctgggAACCATCCCATCGTCGTACACTGCAG TGCTGGTGCAGGGCGAACAGGTACGTTCATTGCACTGAGCAATATCCTGGAGCGAGTCAAGGCAGAAGGCCTGCTGGACGTGTTCCAAACTGTGAAGAGTTTACGCATGCAGAGGCCTCATATGGTCCAAACTGTG GAACAATATGACTTCTGCTACAGGGTGGTACAAGACTTTGTCGACATTTTCTCAGACTATGCCAATTTTAAATGA
- the ptprea gene encoding receptor-type tyrosine-protein phosphatase epsilon isoform X2, with protein MVPLLFLLATTTTSNSTSNGNHTKEDVSSPSHHILPTVLVLSLLLLIIALLAWYFLRLKNQRKAVVTTVDKKIPNGILEEQEQQTVVLLPRSPSTSKTYFPIPVDQLEEEYRLRSADDGKLFREEYNSLPGGSAHGTYEEANKDDNKEKNRYPNILPYDHSRVVLTQLDGNPCSDYVNASYIDGYTEKNKFIAAQGPKEDTVADFWRMIWEQKVATVVMLTNLKERKEDKCYQYWPDQGCWTYGNVRVAVEDFTVLVDYTIRKFCIQYQASDAAKTPRLVTQLHFTSWPDFGVPFSPIGMLKFLKKVKAVNPPFSGPIVVHCSAGVGRTGTFIVIDATIEAMHAEQKVDVFGFVAKIREQRSQLIQTDMQYSFIYQALLEYYLYGDTELDVSSLEGHLHKLHNTFADGDRVGLEEEFKKLTNMRIMKENMRMGNLPANMKKNRVLQIIPYDFNRVILSMRRGQEFTDFINASFIDGYRQKDYFIATQGPLMHTVEDFWRMVWEWKCHSIVMLTELQEREQDKCCQYWPAEDSVTYGDYTVELKGDTLCDTFSLRDLVLTFVPEKQTRVIRHFHFHGWPEVGIPTEGKGMIDIIASVQRQQQQSGNHPIVVHCSAGAGRTGTFIALSNILERVKAEGLLDVFQTVKSLRMQRPHMVQTVEQYDFCYRVVQDFVDIFSDYANFK; from the exons ATGGTCCCACTTCTGTTTTTGTTGGCAACCACAACAACATCAAATTCCACCAGCAATGGCAACCATACAAAAG AAGACGTTTCTTCCCCCAGCCACCACATCCTCCCCACCGTGCTGGTCCTGTCCCTGCTGCTGCTCATCATCGCACTGCTAGCCTGGTACTTCCTCAG GTTAAAAAACCAGAGAAAAGCAGTCGTCACAACAGTCGACAAGAAGATACCAAATGGCATCCTGGAGGAACAAG AGCAACAGACGGTGGTCCTTCTGCCCCGATCCCCTTCAACCTCCAAGACCTACTTCCCCATCCCAGTGGACCAGCTCGAGGAGGAGTACAGGCTCCGCTCAGCTGACGACGGCAAACTCTTCAGAGAGGAGTACAAT TCCTTGCCAGGAGGTAGTGCCCATGGGACATACGAGGAGGCAAACAAGGACGACAACAAGGAGAAGAACCGATACCCTAACATCCTTCCTT ATGATCATTCCAGAGTGGTGTTGACTCAGCTTGATGGAAATCCCTGTTCAGACTACGTGAACGCTTCTTACATTGAT GgttacacagaaaaaaacaaattcataGCAGCACAAG GCCCAAAAGAAGACACCGTAGCAGATTTCTGGAGGATGATATGGGAGCAGAAAGTAGCGACTGTTGTCATGCTGACAAAtcttaaagaaagaaaagaa GACAAGTGTTACCAGTACTGGCCGGATCAGGGCTGTTGGACCTACGGGAACGTGAGGGTGGCAGTAGAAGACTTTACCGTTCTCGTGGACTACACCATACGCAAGTTCTGTATACAATAT CAAGCCAGCGATGCCGCCAAGACTCCCAGGCTGGTCACCCAGCTCCACTTCACCAGCTGGCCCGACTTTGGAGTTCCTTTCTCCCCCATCGGCATGCTCAAGTTCCTCAAAAAGGTCAAGGCCGTCAACCCGCCCTTCTCTGGACCTATCGTGGTCCACTGCAG CGCCGGCGTCGGGAGGACGGGAACCTTCATCGTAATAGACGCCACGATCGAAGCGATGCATGCAGAGCAGAAAGTCGACGTGTTTGGGTTTGTGGCCAAGATAAGAGAGCAGCGCTCACAGCTCATTCAGACAGAT ATGCAGTACTCTTTCATCTACCAGGCCCTGCTCGAATACTACCTCTACGGAGACACGGAGCTGGACGTGTCGTCTCTGGAAGGACATCTGCACAAACTGCACAACACCTTTGCAGACGGCGACCGGGTGGGCCTAGAGGAAGAGTTTAAG AAACTGACCAACATGCGAATAATGAAGGAGAACATGAGAATGGGGAACCTTCCTGCCAACATGAAGAAGAACAGAGTTCTGCAAATTATTCCAT ATGACTTTAACCGAGTGATTCTCTCCATGAGAAGAGGGCAGGAGTTTACCGATTTCATCAATGCATCTTTTATAGAC GGCTACAGACAGAAGGATTACTTCATCGCCACCCAGGGCCCTCTGATGCACACGGTGGAGGATTTCTGGAGAATGGTGTGGGAATGGAAATGTCACTCTATCGTTATGCTCACCGAGCTCCAGGAGAGGGAGCAG GACAAATGTTGCCAATACTGGCCCGCGGAGGACTCGGTCACCTACGGAGACTACACGGTAGAGTTGAAGGGAGACACTTTGTGCGACACCTTCAGTCTACGAGACTTGGTACTCACCTTTGTCCCG GAGAAGCAGACGAGGGTGATCAGGCACTTCCACTTCCACGGCTGGCCGGAGGTCGGCATCCCGACCGAGGGGAAAGGCATGATCGACATCATCGCCTCGGTgcagagacagcagcagcagtctgggAACCATCCCATCGTCGTACACTGCAG TGCTGGTGCAGGGCGAACAGGTACGTTCATTGCACTGAGCAATATCCTGGAGCGAGTCAAGGCAGAAGGCCTGCTGGACGTGTTCCAAACTGTGAAGAGTTTACGCATGCAGAGGCCTCATATGGTCCAAACTGTG GAACAATATGACTTCTGCTACAGGGTGGTACAAGACTTTGTCGACATTTTCTCAGACTATGCCAATTTTAAATGA
- the ptprea gene encoding receptor-type tyrosine-protein phosphatase epsilon isoform X3, with protein sequence MRKNSFSSFRWLKNQRKAVVTTVDKKIPNGILEEQEQQTVVLLPRSPSTSKTYFPIPVDQLEEEYRLRSADDGKLFREEYNSLPGGSAHGTYEEANKDDNKEKNRYPNILPYDHSRVVLTQLDGNPCSDYVNASYIDGYTEKNKFIAAQGPKEDTVADFWRMIWEQKVATVVMLTNLKERKEDKCYQYWPDQGCWTYGNVRVAVEDFTVLVDYTIRKFCIQYQASDAAKTPRLVTQLHFTSWPDFGVPFSPIGMLKFLKKVKAVNPPFSGPIVVHCSAGVGRTGTFIVIDATIEAMHAEQKVDVFGFVAKIREQRSQLIQTDMQYSFIYQALLEYYLYGDTELDVSSLEGHLHKLHNTFADGDRVGLEEEFKKLTNMRIMKENMRMGNLPANMKKNRVLQIIPYDFNRVILSMRRGQEFTDFINASFIDGYRQKDYFIATQGPLMHTVEDFWRMVWEWKCHSIVMLTELQEREQDKCCQYWPAEDSVTYGDYTVELKGDTLCDTFSLRDLVLTFVPEKQTRVIRHFHFHGWPEVGIPTEGKGMIDIIASVQRQQQQSGNHPIVVHCSAGAGRTGTFIALSNILERVKAEGLLDVFQTVKSLRMQRPHMVQTVEQYDFCYRVVQDFVDIFSDYANFK encoded by the exons ATGAGAAAAAATAGCTTTTCAAGTTTCAGATG GTTAAAAAACCAGAGAAAAGCAGTCGTCACAACAGTCGACAAGAAGATACCAAATGGCATCCTGGAGGAACAAG AGCAACAGACGGTGGTCCTTCTGCCCCGATCCCCTTCAACCTCCAAGACCTACTTCCCCATCCCAGTGGACCAGCTCGAGGAGGAGTACAGGCTCCGCTCAGCTGACGACGGCAAACTCTTCAGAGAGGAGTACAAT TCCTTGCCAGGAGGTAGTGCCCATGGGACATACGAGGAGGCAAACAAGGACGACAACAAGGAGAAGAACCGATACCCTAACATCCTTCCTT ATGATCATTCCAGAGTGGTGTTGACTCAGCTTGATGGAAATCCCTGTTCAGACTACGTGAACGCTTCTTACATTGAT GgttacacagaaaaaaacaaattcataGCAGCACAAG GCCCAAAAGAAGACACCGTAGCAGATTTCTGGAGGATGATATGGGAGCAGAAAGTAGCGACTGTTGTCATGCTGACAAAtcttaaagaaagaaaagaa GACAAGTGTTACCAGTACTGGCCGGATCAGGGCTGTTGGACCTACGGGAACGTGAGGGTGGCAGTAGAAGACTTTACCGTTCTCGTGGACTACACCATACGCAAGTTCTGTATACAATAT CAAGCCAGCGATGCCGCCAAGACTCCCAGGCTGGTCACCCAGCTCCACTTCACCAGCTGGCCCGACTTTGGAGTTCCTTTCTCCCCCATCGGCATGCTCAAGTTCCTCAAAAAGGTCAAGGCCGTCAACCCGCCCTTCTCTGGACCTATCGTGGTCCACTGCAG CGCCGGCGTCGGGAGGACGGGAACCTTCATCGTAATAGACGCCACGATCGAAGCGATGCATGCAGAGCAGAAAGTCGACGTGTTTGGGTTTGTGGCCAAGATAAGAGAGCAGCGCTCACAGCTCATTCAGACAGAT ATGCAGTACTCTTTCATCTACCAGGCCCTGCTCGAATACTACCTCTACGGAGACACGGAGCTGGACGTGTCGTCTCTGGAAGGACATCTGCACAAACTGCACAACACCTTTGCAGACGGCGACCGGGTGGGCCTAGAGGAAGAGTTTAAG AAACTGACCAACATGCGAATAATGAAGGAGAACATGAGAATGGGGAACCTTCCTGCCAACATGAAGAAGAACAGAGTTCTGCAAATTATTCCAT ATGACTTTAACCGAGTGATTCTCTCCATGAGAAGAGGGCAGGAGTTTACCGATTTCATCAATGCATCTTTTATAGAC GGCTACAGACAGAAGGATTACTTCATCGCCACCCAGGGCCCTCTGATGCACACGGTGGAGGATTTCTGGAGAATGGTGTGGGAATGGAAATGTCACTCTATCGTTATGCTCACCGAGCTCCAGGAGAGGGAGCAG GACAAATGTTGCCAATACTGGCCCGCGGAGGACTCGGTCACCTACGGAGACTACACGGTAGAGTTGAAGGGAGACACTTTGTGCGACACCTTCAGTCTACGAGACTTGGTACTCACCTTTGTCCCG GAGAAGCAGACGAGGGTGATCAGGCACTTCCACTTCCACGGCTGGCCGGAGGTCGGCATCCCGACCGAGGGGAAAGGCATGATCGACATCATCGCCTCGGTgcagagacagcagcagcagtctgggAACCATCCCATCGTCGTACACTGCAG TGCTGGTGCAGGGCGAACAGGTACGTTCATTGCACTGAGCAATATCCTGGAGCGAGTCAAGGCAGAAGGCCTGCTGGACGTGTTCCAAACTGTGAAGAGTTTACGCATGCAGAGGCCTCATATGGTCCAAACTGTG GAACAATATGACTTCTGCTACAGGGTGGTACAAGACTTTGTCGACATTTTCTCAGACTATGCCAATTTTAAATGA